From Echinicola soli, a single genomic window includes:
- a CDS encoding YbjQ family protein, translating into MITTTTPSVEGHEIKKYCGIVTGETIIGANVFRDFFASITDIVGGRSGTYEKVLKEAKSTSLMEMEMQAKAMGGNAVVGVDLDYETIRDGMLMVTASGTAVFVEPK; encoded by the coding sequence ATGATTACAACAACCACTCCTTCTGTGGAAGGACACGAAATCAAGAAATATTGTGGAATAGTCACAGGAGAAACGATTATCGGAGCGAATGTTTTTAGAGATTTTTTTGCCAGTATTACGGATATTGTGGGCGGTCGCTCCGGCACATATGAGAAAGTACTGAAAGAAGCAAAGTCAACTTCCCTGATGGAAATGGAAATGCAAGCCAAGGCGATGGGAGGAAATGCCGTGGTAGGTGTAGACTTGGATTATGAAACTATTCGGGATGGCATGTTGATGGTGACAGCAAGTGGCACAGCCGTGTTTGTCGAACCTAAATAG
- a CDS encoding DUF819 family protein → MQESTPLITNDAVVLGILVSILAVVFGTAASKSPFWQKFYRVVPTVLLCYFLPSILNTLGVISGETSQLYRIASRYLLPASLVLLTLSIDFKAILKLGPKALTMFLAGTIGIVLGGPLALLVVSVFDPSVVAGVGPDEVWRGLSTIAGSWIGGGANQTAMLRTFEPSGELFSQVIAVDVVMANLWLAFLLYWAANPRRIDKLFKADSSAIDALQKKVEAYRGSIMKIPSMSDTLMVLGIGFGITGLAHWLADFIAPWIGTNYPELEKYSLDSPFFWIVIIATTGGLILSFTKARNLEGVGASRLGSVLLYVLIATVGMQMDLFAILDNPTLFIIGGLWMVFHITIMLVVAYLIKAPFFYVAVGSQANVGGAASAPIVASAFHPSLAPVGVLLAVFGYAVGTYGAYLCGLLLQMVSNL, encoded by the coding sequence ATGCAGGAAAGCACTCCTTTGATCACCAATGATGCGGTAGTATTAGGCATCCTTGTCAGTATTCTAGCCGTTGTATTTGGCACTGCTGCCAGTAAAAGTCCCTTTTGGCAAAAATTCTACAGGGTGGTTCCTACCGTCCTGCTTTGTTATTTCCTGCCTTCTATTTTGAATACATTGGGCGTTATTTCAGGGGAAACCTCCCAGCTGTACAGGATCGCTTCACGGTATTTATTACCCGCCTCATTGGTATTACTGACGTTGAGCATTGATTTTAAGGCAATTTTAAAACTAGGTCCGAAAGCCCTCACTATGTTTTTAGCGGGAACTATAGGTATTGTGTTGGGAGGTCCATTGGCTTTATTGGTGGTTTCTGTATTTGACCCAAGCGTGGTGGCAGGCGTTGGCCCTGATGAAGTTTGGAGAGGTCTTTCGACCATTGCGGGCAGTTGGATAGGGGGAGGAGCTAATCAAACGGCCATGCTCAGGACCTTTGAGCCTAGCGGTGAACTTTTCAGCCAGGTCATTGCCGTGGATGTGGTAATGGCTAACCTGTGGTTGGCATTCCTGTTATACTGGGCCGCTAATCCAAGACGGATCGATAAACTGTTCAAAGCGGATAGCTCAGCCATTGATGCCCTTCAGAAAAAAGTGGAAGCCTATCGTGGAAGTATTATGAAGATCCCGAGTATGTCCGATACCTTGATGGTATTGGGGATAGGATTTGGTATTACTGGATTGGCTCATTGGCTGGCCGATTTTATTGCTCCTTGGATAGGAACGAATTATCCAGAACTGGAGAAGTATTCATTGGATTCCCCTTTCTTTTGGATTGTGATCATCGCTACCACGGGTGGATTGATCCTGTCATTTACCAAGGCCAGAAATCTAGAAGGTGTAGGAGCCAGTAGGTTGGGAAGTGTGCTACTTTACGTGCTTATCGCTACTGTAGGAATGCAAATGGACCTATTTGCAATACTGGACAATCCTACGCTGTTTATCATAGGAGGGCTATGGATGGTCTTTCACATTACGATCATGCTGGTGGTGGCGTACCTGATCAAAGCACCGTTTTTCTATGTCGCAGTGGGATCCCAAGCCAATGTGGGCGGTGCTGCTTCTGCGCCGATCGTAGCTTCGGCTTTTCATCCTTCATTGGCTCCTGTTGGAGTTTTATTGGCTGTTTTTGGCTACGCTGTGGGTACGTATGGAGCTTATTTGTGTGGATTGTTGTTGCAAATGGTATCTAACCTTTAG
- a CDS encoding (2Fe-2S) ferredoxin domain-containing protein, producing the protein MGKFRKFIFVCAGSDCKKNGCKGLLKDIQELTKLDTHKGKYKIVKTKCMDFCKTGPMVVINNEVIKKGTKEKIHQILDGKNTLE; encoded by the coding sequence ATGGGAAAGTTCAGGAAATTCATATTCGTTTGTGCCGGTTCGGATTGTAAGAAAAATGGATGCAAGGGATTATTAAAGGATATCCAAGAGCTGACCAAACTGGATACACATAAAGGAAAATATAAAATCGTCAAGACCAAATGCATGGATTTTTGCAAGACTGGCCCCATGGTGGTGATCAATAACGAAGTGATCAAAAAGGGAACCAAAGAAAAAATCCATCAAATCTTAGATGGAAAAAATACCCTGGAATAA